Proteins from a single region of Harmonia axyridis chromosome 4, icHarAxyr1.1, whole genome shotgun sequence:
- the LOC123678751 gene encoding beta-1,3-galactosyltransferase 6 encodes MGISSKKFIYLNRYKIPISIIFGFLLGCMFAFSNMPIERSCRMNDSDKDFNIMKNSKLKNPELIILILSSPNNFGTRNIIRETWLTLVLDQENKRNSKNFKVKHYFTIGYLNLEKDKIIELEKEQYEYNDILLVPLVDTYSNLTLKVVKSFEWLNEQFDSGLSFKYVLKCDEDSFVRLDNLIHELKHIELLYLKSQLSSVQQMSKENNSPYLRINLQVNSEETRNNLSLYWGYFDGRATMHKKGKWKDQNWIACDKYIPYALGGGYILSKSLVTYIAKNADYLRMFNSEDASVGLWLAPINNILRIHDIRFDTEWTSRGCQNFFLISHSVKPETMKEMIATIKSYKVLCSTPRLKRNFYHYNWTVPPSQCCQNKIQ; translated from the exons ATGGGAATTTCAtctaaaaaattcatttatttgaatCGTTATAAAATTCCAATCAGTATAATTTTTGGGTTTCTTCTTGGCTGTATGTTTGCTTTTAGTAATATGCCAATAGAGAGATCATGTAGGATGAATGATTCAGACAAAGATTTCAATATCATGAAAAATTCTAAGTTGAAAAATCCGGAGCTCATCATTCTGATCTTATCTTCACCAAATAATTTTGGAACAAGAAATATTATTCGTGAAACATGGTTAACTCTGGTCTTGGATcaggaaaataaacgaaatagtaaaaatttcaaagtaaAGCACTACTTTACAATTGGATACTTGAACCTTGAAAAAGACAAAATAATTGAACTAGAGAAAGAACAATATGAATATAATGATATACTTCTTGTACCTTTGGTGGACACCTACTCAAATTTAACATTAAAAGTTGTCAAAAGCTTTGAATGGTTGAATGAACAATTTGATTCTGGTTTAAGTTTCAAATATGTTTTGAAATGTGATGAAGATAGTTTTGTCCGTTTAGACAATCTTATCCATGAATTGAAACACATAGAACTTTTGTATTTGAAATCACAATTATCAAGTGTGCAACAGATGTCTAAGGAAAATAATTCACCATACCTTCGAATTAACCTGCAGGTTAATTCTGAAGAAACCAGAAATAATCTTTCTCTCTATTGGGGATATTTTGATGGAAGAGCTACCATGCACAAAAAAGGAAAATGGAAAGATCAAAATTGGATTGCTTGTGATAAATATATTCCGTACGCCTTGGGAGGAGGCTATATTCTTTCCAAAAGTCTAGTAACTTATATAGCTAAAAATGCTGATTACTTGAG AATGTTCAATTCAGAAGATGCAAGCGTGGGATTGTGGTTAGCCCCAATAAATAATATACTTCGCATTCATGATATCAGATTCGACACAGAATGGACATCTAGAGGATGTCAGAACTTTTTCCTTATATCCCATAGTGTTAAACCAGAAACAATGAAAGAAATGATTGCAACTATTAAATCATATAAAGTATTGTGCTCTACTCCACGGTTGAAAAGGAATTTTTACCATTATAACTGGACTGTACCACCTAGTCAATGttgtcaaaataaaattcaataa
- the LOC123678752 gene encoding pseudouridine-5'-phosphatase-like — MTFQKVTHVIFDMDGLLIESESVYNKIICEIAADYGKVYDLKTKLKILGTPEPDTARIAIEEMNLPLTCEEFLKIYRKRVDEELTNPVLMPGAKKLVEHLHKHKIPIAVATSSAEDSMKIKTQNHKELFSLFHHIICGSTDPEVKHGKPAPDIFLVCASKFPDKPDPSLCLVLEDAPNGVKGARAAGMQAVLVPNEDVSEELRKPANLVLKSLLDFKPELFGLPPFNDSD; from the coding sequence ATGACCTTCCAAAAAGTAACTCATGTTATATTTGACATGGATGGTTTACTGATTGAATCAGAATCAGTGTACAACAAGATTATTTGCGAAATAGCGGCTGATTATGGAAAAGTTTATGATTTAAagacaaaattgaaaattttgggaACACCAGAGCCTGATACTGCTCGAATAGCGATTGAAGAAATGAATTTACCATTAACTTGCGAGGAATTTCTGAAGATATATCGAAAAAGAGTAGATGAAGAACTCACCAATCCTGTCCTCATGCCTGGTGCCAAAAAATTGGTTGAGCATTTGCACAAACACAAGATTCCTATAGCTGTTGCTACATCATCTGCTGAAGATTCCATGAAAATAAAAACGCAAAATCATAAAGAactcttttcattatttcatcataTTATTTGTGGAAGTACAGATCCAGAAGTGAAGCATGGAAAGCCTGCACCAGACATATTTTTGGTATGTGCTTCTAAGTTTCCTGATAAACCTGATCCGTCTCTGTGCCTTGTATTAGAAGATGCTCCCAATGGCGTAAAAGGAGCCAGAGCAGCTGGTATGCAGGCTGTCCTTGTTCCGAACGAAGATGTTTCAGAGGAATTGAGAAAACCAGCCAATTTGGTACTGAAATCATTGTTGGACTTCAAACCAGAATTGTTTGGGTTACCCCCATTCAACGACTCCGATTGA